AGGTGCTGGCGACCCTCGACGAGGGCGAGCGCGCCCAGCTCATCGCCGTCCTGCAACGGCTCGCCGGGCAGACCGGCGACCCGCCCGGCGTACACCCCGGGCTCCGGGGAAAGGAAGGGCCCCTGCTTAACGTCTGGGGTAGTAGAAGGGCCCCTTCTTAACAGCCAACCCCCAGGTACCGGCTGGATCAGCCTGGTGTGCTCCACCCTCAGGTCGGCTCGGACAGCCAGGGTTCGAGTACCGACGGATCGGCGACCGCCAGCCTGACCTGCGCCAGTTCCTCGGTGGTCAGCGGCAGCGCGTGCAGCCGGGCACCCCACTCGGGCACCAGGTCCCGCTTCTCCAGCGCGGTCGACAACTCGATCAGCGCGGCGAGCGCCAACGCCTGTTCGACGGCGGGTGCCGCGTCGCCGTGCCGGCGTAGTCCCGAGTTCAGCGCCCGGAAGGAGGCCAGGTCGTCGCGCTTGAACTCGCGCAGGATGCGGGCGTTGTCCAGGACCTTGGCCAGCCCGGTCAGCTGCCGCGACCCGCCGTACTCCAGCCCGGACGGCTCGTCCCGCCGGATGAGGGTGATGGTGTTGCCGGACGGATCGACGATGCTGAAGCGCGACGCGCCGGGCCGGTAGCGGGTGATCCGGGGCAGCCCTCGGGCGAGCAGCTTGCCGTACGCGGCACGCATCCCGGTGGTGAACGCGGTGTGGTACGGCGCGACCGCGTCGACCATCACCAGCGCGCCGCAGCCGCTCTCGGCCGGCTGGTCGAATCCGCGCGGCGCACTGCCGTAATGCAGCTCGAACCCGCTGTATCGAAAGGCCAGATACAGGTACGGCTTGTGCTGCTCCCAGGTCACCGCGAAGCCGAGCGCCCGCCAGAAGGCGATCGTCTCGTCCACCGCCACGCAGGGCAGCAGCGGCACGGCGGATTCGTTCGGCTGGATTCGCTCCTCGGCAGTCATCGATGATCCCTCCCGGCCCGGTTGGTGTCTCCCTCAGTGTGGCCAGTCCACGTGCTAGTACCGGCATCCCCGCAGCTGACCCGCGCGCCAGTGACCTGATCTGCGCACGTGCCGCCGCTAGCCCGTGGCAGCTCAGCTGGCGAAATCGACCCCCCGGGGTGAGGTGTCGGTGGTCGAGACTTGCGGGATGCTGACGAAGCAGGTGGGGACGGGGTCGCCTTCGTGGCGGAACAGGCTGACGCATCCGCTGGTCTGGTCGCCGCCGGTGATGGCCGTGTTGGCCTGGCTATCCATGCCCTTCAACGACGCGCTCTACGAGTTCTGGGTCAACTACGACCCGCAGGGTGACGCGCAACAGCACGAGCGGTTCTACGCCACGCAGATCTTCCGGTACACCTCCGGAGTCTTGAGCGGACAACTGTTGGCGTTGCTGGCGGGTGCCGCCCTGGCCCGCCGCCATGCCCAGGCGATCGCCCTGGCGATCGCGGTTGCGCTCGGCGTACTGCTGGCCGGGGTGACCGTGCTTGTGGCGTACCCGGTCGCCAGCGCTCGGGAGGCCAGCCAGGGCGCTGGCCGGGCGTTCGACGATCCGGTGCTGGTCCGGGTGCTGCTGCACGAACTCGCCGGTTATCCGCTGCTCGCCGCCGTCGGGGTCGGCCTCGGGATCCTGCTCGCCGGCCGCCGCACCGGTAACCGCATCGCGCTGCTGACCCTGCTCGGGATGGCCTGGTACGGCGCGACGCAGGTCGGGCTGGCGCAGGACGACGAGTTCGTCGGACCGTCGTGGCTGTTGTGGGCGGTGCCGCCGATCGCAGCAGGCACCGCTGTCGCACTCGCCGGCCTGTCGCTCGACGTGTGGTCCGAACCTCCGGCGTTGGTCGGCGACGCGGGATACCGCGCCGGCATCGCCCTGCTGGTGAGTGCCGGAGCGTACGCGCTCGGACTGAACCTGCTCGGCGTCCTGGTCGACCGGCAGCGACGCCGTTCGGCCGGGCCGGTCGGTCAATCGGGAGGGCGGTGAGCCGTCCGAGTTGATCCGTCAATCGTGGACTTGCGTACTCATCGCAGTAACGGATGTGGTGAAACCGGCGAAAGGCGCAGGATCCGATGGACAGATCGAGGTTCGGCAGGTCTCGTACGCATACCCGGCGGTGGCGGCTCGGCGCGGTCGCCGGGGTGGCGGTGCTCGCCCTCGGTGTCGGGTTGGGGGTCGCCTCGGCCGGCGAGGACGTGCCGGCCGCACAGCCGCCTGCCATCAGCGCGCCCACTGCGCAGGCGCCTGCGGCGCAGGCCCCGGCCGACACGCCGGTGGCGGTGCACGGCCAGCTGAGCGTGTGTGGTGTGCAGTTGTGCGACGAGGCCGGCGAGGCGATCCAACTGCGCGGCATGAGCAGCCACGGCCTCCAGTTCTTCCCGGACTGACGAGCACGCACGCGGCGAAGAACAACGTGATCTACGAGATCGCGAACGAGCCGAACGGGGTCAGCTGGGACGGCATCAAGGCGTACGCCGACGAGGTCATTCCGGTGATCCGCAACAACGCGCCGGAGAGCGTCGTGCTGGTCGGCACCCGTGGCTTCTCGTCGCTGGGGCTCAGCGAGGGCAGCGACGAGACCGAGATCATCGACGATCCGGTCACCTTCGACAACATCATGTACACCTTCCACTTCTACGCCGCCTCGCACGGTGCGGACCGGCGCGCGGTGGTGGCCCGAGCCGCGCAGCGCCTGCCGCTGTTCGTCAGCGAGTTCGGCACGCAGACCTTCACCGGCGACGGTGACAACGACTTCGACAGCACCACCGCCTGGCTGGACCTGCTCAAGGAGCACAAGATCTCGTACGCGATGTGGAGCTTCTCCGACGGCCGGGAAACCAACTCGACATTCGTGCCGGGCACCTGCGCGGGCACCGAGTACGCCGGCAACGACGTGCTTACCGAGGCGGGCCGGTATCTGCGCAGCCGGATCCTCACCGGCGTGGGCGACCCCAACGGTTAACGCAGGTCTGTCACCGCCCTCGGCCGGGCCGCCGAGAGCGGTGACAGCACTATTGGCAGGCAACGGTGACGACGACGGGGGCCTGCGTCAGCGTCGGCGGTCGGCGGCAGTCGCCCGGTGTCGTCGGTCGCCAGGCGGCGGCCAGGTTGTAGGTGCCGCTGAACGGCCGGTAGGCGGCCCACCGGGAGAGGTCGCTTCCGCCGTTCAGGCCGCTGGCGAGCAGGACACCGGGGACGTGGCGTTGGGTCTGGAACAGCAGCGCCTGCATGCCGATCACCGGATAGCCGAGCGCGGAGCAGGCCCCGTCCCCGTCTCGCCAGCACGTCCAGGCGAGCGCCGGATCGTCGATCGCCCGGTCCGGGAAGGGCGTGGAGAAGAGGTCGAACACGATCGACTCGTAGGAGCCAAGTCGCTCACCGACGCTGGTCCAGAAGTCGACGGCGTACGTGGCGTGCGGCATCGGCTTGGCGCAGAGCGCCCGCTCGTCTCGGCAGGTCGCACCCGGGCCGGTGTAGCGGCCGTGGCTCCAGGCGAGCGCGACGATCGGCGTGATGCCGACAGCCCGCAGCCGATGCACGTACGCGGTCACCTCCTGCTGGTACGGCTCGCCGCGGTAGCGCGGTGGCACGTACGGCAGGCCGAGCCAGCAGGCTTCGTTAAGTGGAAGGTAGACCGCCTGGACGCCACGGCTGACGAGCCGGGAGACCGCGTCCGCGTCGACCGGACCGTCCCAGATGCCCCGCCCGTGTACGCATCGGGACTCGGCGCCGGTCCGTGCGAGTGGTGCCAGCCGTCGAGGAGCTGCCGCTTCGACGATCGGGTCGACGCCCCAGAGTTGATCGCGTACCACGCTGACGTACGGTGCCTGTCGTCGTTCACTTGGCGGGTGCACCCGGACGAGCACCGTCATGCTGTTCCGCACCGCGCCCGCATTGTCGTACGCCCAGGCCGTCAGGGCGTACTCGCCGGCCGGCAGGGCACTCCACTGCGCGGTGTACGGCGCGGTCGTGTCGGTGCCGATCAGGCCGGATCCCGGCGCGTCGCCGGAGCCGATGAACTCGACCCGGGTGATCTGTCGGCCGGGTGCCGGCGTGGCGGTGGCCGCCATCGTGATCGTCGCCGGGGCGAAGAACGGGTCGCCGGTCTCCGGTCGGGTGAGCTCCACAAGCGGCCGGTTCGGGTCGGGCACGGGACTCGCCGTCGCGCTGAGGGTGGGGTTCGGCGGCGAACTGGGGTTCGGGGTCGGGGTGGGGTTCGGGGCCAGCGTCGGGGTGGGGTTCGGCGTCGGGCTGGTGAGGCCCAGGGCGGCAGCACGGTCGCGCAGGTGACGCCGTTGAGCGTGAAGCCGGACCCGCTGCCGAGCTTGGCCCCGCGCGTCATGGCGTACGTGCGGAAGACCGGGATGTCTGCCGGTAGCACGTCACCGGGCCGGCCGCGCAGGGTGACCTGCGTGCCGCGCTGCTCCCAGTCCCCGCCGTCGAGATGCTTGATCTGTTCGGTCCGGTATTGCAGGTGGAAGCGGAGGGTCCAGTCGGACAGTGGCTGGCCGACGCTCATGACGCGGATCTCGCCCTGGCTCACCGACGCGGAGCCGTACCGGTGGTGCATCTCCACGGCGCACCCGCCGGCGGCGGAGGCCGGAAGCGTCACGGCGAGCAGACCCGAGGCGGCGGCGAGCACGGTGACGATCAGATAGCCGATCCGGGTCCTCATCGAAATCCCCCGAACATCGAGAAGCGTCACTGCGACGGTCGGGCGGGGCGGGTGGGGAAGTCAAGCTTTTCCTCGGATGGTGTGCGCCGCCCCGACCGCCGATGGCATGGCGGAGCCTGCCGGGGCTGGCGCTATGGTGAGTGATCGTCGCGGATTACCTCCGCAGTACCGAATCGACCAGCGGAGGAGCCGCATGGCGCGTGCGAACCTGACCATCAACCCGGCCTTCACCGTGGGGCCGGTCCGGCGACGGCTCTTCGGCGGGTTCGTCGAACATCTCGGTCGCCACGTCTACGACGGCATCCACGAGCCGGGGCATCCGAGCGCCGGGCCGGACGGCTTCCGGCGCGACGTGGTCGAGTTGGTCAAGCAGCTCGGAGTCAGCACGGTGCGGTATCCGGGCGGCAACTTCGTCTCCGGCTACAACTGGGAGGACGGCGTCGGTCCGGTTGCCGAGCGGCCCCGCCGGCTCGATCTCGCCTGGCACTCCACCGAGACCAATCAGGTCGGTCTGCACGAGTTTCAGCACTGGCTCGATCTGGTGGGCAGCGAGCTGATGCTTGCGGTAAACCTCGGCACCCGCGGTCCGAAGGAAGCCGTCGAGCTGCTGGAGTACGCAAACGTCCCGGCCGGCACCGCCCGCGCCGCCCAGCGGGCCGCCAACGGCCGGGAGGAACCGTTCGGGATCTCGATGTGGTGTCTCGGCAACGAGATGGACGGCCCGTGGCAGCTCGGGCACCGCAGCGCCGAGGACTACGGCAAGCTCGCGGCGATGACGGCAAAGGCGATGCGCCAGGTCGATCGGGACCTTGAGCTGGTCGCCTGTGGGTCGTCCGGGCGCGGCATGCCGACGTTCGGCGAGTGGGAACGCGTCGTGCTGACCCATGCGTACGACGACGTCGACTACCTCTCCTGCCACGCGTACTACCAGGAGCACGACGGCGACCTCGCGAGCTTCCTCGCCTCGGGCGTCGACATGGACGCCTACATCGACTCCGTGGTCGCGACTGTCGACCACGTGAAGGCGGTGAAGCGGTCGACAAAACGCATCGACCTCTCGTTCGACGAGTGGAACATCTGGTACCTGACCCGGTGGCAGGAACAGGCCCGCACCTTCACCATCGACGAGTGGCCGGTGGCGCCGCGCCTGCTCGAGGACCGCTACACGGTGGCGGACGCGGTGGTCCTCGGCGGTCTGCTGATCTCGCTGCTCAACCACGCCGACCGGGTCACCTCGGCGAGCCTCGCGCAGCTGGTGAACGTCATCGCGCCGATCATGACCGAGCCGGGCGGTCCCGCCTGGCGGCAGACCACGTTCTTCCCGTTCTCGGTCACCTCGCACGCCGCCCGGGGCGACGCGCTGCGGGTCCTGGTCGACGCCGACAGCACGGACACCTCGGCGTACGGCTCGGTGCCGGTGGTGGCTGCGGCCGCGACCAGCGACGGCTCATCGCTCTCGGTGTTCCTTCAGCACCGGCACCGCACCGAGGCGACGACGGTCACGATCGACCTCCGCGCGTTCGCGCCGACCGGTGCGGTCTCGGCCCGCGGCATCTGGGACTCCGACGTACGCGCCGCCAACGACCTGGCCGACCCGAACCGGGTGGGGTTGCGGATCAACGACACCGCGCGGCTCTCCGACGGCCTGCTCACCGTCGAGCTACCGCCGGTGTCCTGGACCGCACTGACGATCCCGCACCAGGCCCGACCCGCCGAGGCGTGACCGTCCCTGGGCGGCGAGCATTCCGGTGCCGGCGTGCCACCGGGCGATGGTGCCGGTGCGGTGGCCGGACGGCACTCGCAATCCGGATGCCCGACCAGGATCGGAAGGCTTGACGATGGGCGCTGATGTCGATGTCTTGACAGGTTCAGATCGTCGGTCAACACTTCGACACAAGCCCGAAACAGTCATCGATGCCTATGCGTTGCCACCGTTGTTAACGCTAACAACCGCGGTGACGTCGGGGTGAGGAGAGCCTGGATGTCGAGAATCGTCGCCAGGGTGAGCGCGCTGCTCGCCGCGATCTGCCTGCTGTTGCTGCCCGGCGGGCAGCCACCCCGAGCGGAGGCCGCCGCGCAGGCACCCCGGGCCGAGGCCGCCGCGCTCGACCCGTTCACCGGCTACCTGATGGCCCACTTCACCGGGGAGTCGGCCACCGGCGAGCAGATCTACCTCGCCCACAGCCGCGACGGGCTGACCTGGCGGGACCTGAACAACGGCGCGCCCGTCCTGCTCTCCACCCTCGGCACCCGAGGCGTCCGCGACCCCGCCCTGGTCCGCTCACCCGCCGGCGACCGGTACTGGATCATCGCCACCGACCTGCGGATCGCCAGCGGCACCTCGTGGAGCGACGCGGCGAACCGGGGCAGCACCTCGCTTGTCGTGTGGGAGTCCGGCGACCTGGTGAACTGGTCCGCTCCCTGGCTGATCAACGTGGCCGGCGCGATCCCCGGTGCCGGCAACGCCTGGGCGCCGGAGGCCATCTACAACCAGGCGACCGGCGACTACGTCGTCTACTGGGCGACGAACTCCCCGCGCAACGGGGTCACCAAGAACCGGATCTGGTACGTCCGCACCAGCGACTTCCGCACCTTCACCGCGCCGCAGCTGTTCATCGACCGGCCCGGTAACCAGGGCATCATCGACACCCAGATTATCGAGGTGCCGAACAGTGTCGGCGGCTACCGCTACTACCGGGCGTCGGCCGACGGGCACATCCCAATCGAGGCCAGCAACTCCGTCCTCGGCTCCTGGACGAGCCTGGGGAACCTGTCGCACCTGGGCATCTCCAACGGCACCGGCGGCGGCAACGTGGTCGAGGGCCCGATGTGGATGCAGTTCAACGGCCGCAACGAATGGGCGCTCTACCTGGACCAGTTCGCCACCGGCCGCGGGTACCTGCCGATCACCTCGACGAACCTGGGCAGCGTCAACAACTTCCGGACCCGCTCGGACCACCAGATGGGTGCCAGCCGCAAGCGCCACGGCTCGATCCTCAACCTGACCGCCGCCGAGGAGAGCCGGGTGCTCGCCCGCTGGCCCAGCACCGCCACGGTCAACCGGATCCAGGCGTACACCCACCAGGACCGGTACGTGCGGCACGCCAACTACGACGTACGCATCGACGCCAACGTGAGCCCCGCCCAGGACGCCCAGTTCCGGGTGGTGCCCGGCCTGGCCAACACCTCCGGGTACGTGTCGTTCGAGTCCGTCAACTACCCCGGCTACTACCTGCGGCACTACGGGTTCGACTTCGTACTGGCGGCCAACGACGGCAGTTCCGTCTTCGCCGCCGACGCCACCTTCCGGCAGGTCGCCGGGCTGGGTAACGCCGCCTGGCAGTCCTTCCAGTCGTACAACTATCCCGACCGCTACCTGCGGCACTACGGCTACCAGCTCCGCCTCGACCAGATCACCGACACCCAGTCCCGCAACGACGCGACGTTCCGGCTGACGTCGTAACCGGCACCTGAGGCTGGACGGGTCGTCGGCATCACTGCATCCGACACCCGTCCGGCCTCGTACCATTGCCCGAGAGTTCGCGGTTCGCGCGACGGGGAGGGACCATGGGCAAAGGGATTCACGTGCAGGAACTGCCCGGCATCGGCAAGCGGTACGACGTCGATCTGGGCAGCGCCACCCAGCGGATCTCGATCGTGGTACGCCGTGACGGCGCCCGCGACCTGTACGTCTTCGCCGCCGGCACGGACGACCCGGTGGCCGTGATCGAAATGTCGGAGGAGCAGGCCCGCAAGGTGGGCGCGCTGCTGGCCGGCACCTACTTCTCCGAGTAGCCGGCACCCAAGCCCAGCCCAGCCCGTAGGTCGTCGCCCAGCTCTTGCAGGAGTCCTCACCGTGCACGCTGACCTCGTGGGCTTTGGTGCCCTCGTACTGATCGCGGGACTGCTGGCCCGCTTCGGCCGCCGGATCAACCTGCCCACCGTGCCGTTCTTCATGCTCGCCGGCATCCTGCTCGGGCCGGGCACGCCCGGTCCGGTGCTGGTCGCCCATCCCGAGGACCTCAGCCTGCTCGCCTCGCTCGGTCTGGTGCTGCTGCTGTTCCACCTGGGCGTCGAGTTCCCCGTGGAGCAGGTGCTCGGCAGCGGTAGACGGCTGTTCATCGCGGCCGGCTGCTACATCCTGCTCAACGTCGGTGCCGGCCTGCTCTTCGGGTTCGCGCTGGGCTGGGGTGGCTACGAGGCGTTCGTGGTGGCCGGTGCGCTCGGCATCTCCTCGTCGGCCATCGTCACCAAGCTGCTCATCGAGCTACGCCGGCTGGCGAACGCGGAGACCCCGGTCATCCTCGGCATCATCGTCATCGAGGACCTGTTCCTCGCGCTGTACCTGGCGCTGCTGTCGCCGTTGTTGTCCGGCGCCGGCTCGGCGGGGGAACTGACGCTGCGGATCGGGCTGAGCTTCGCGTACCTGGTCGTGCTCTTCGCCGTGGCGCGCTACGGCGCCCGGCTGGTCGGCAAGCTGATCGACAGCAACGAGGACGAGTTGCTGGCCATCCTGATGGTCGGGCTGGTGGTGCTGGTGGCCGGCGTGTCGGCCGAGATCGGTGTCTCCGACGCCATCGGTGCCCTGATGATCGGTCTGGTGGTGGCCCGTACCCCCATCCGGGAGCGGGTCGAGCGCCTGGTCCTGCCGCTGCGCGACGTCTTCGCGGCGGTGTTCTTCGTGGCGTTCGGGCTGAGCATCAACGTCGGCGAGATCGGCTCGGTGGCGCTGCCGGTGCTGCTGGCGGTCCTGCTCACCGTGGTCACAAACGTGACGGCCGGGCTGATCGCCGGCCGGCTGTTCGGGCTCAACCAGCGCGGCGCGGCAAACGTCGGCCTGACCGTGCTGGGGCGTGGCGAGTTCTCGCTGATCCTCGCCACGCTCGCGCTCGCCGCCGGGCTGGACGCCCGCCTCGGCCCGTTCATCGCCCTGTACGTGCTGGTGCTCGCGGTGGCCAGCCCGCTGCTCGCGGCCAACTCCCGCTATCTCGCCCGGATCATCCCGGACCGGCTGCTGCACTCCGGTTGGCGGTACGTGCGGGAGGAGACCATCAGCACGGCCTGCACCCACCTGGACCGGGTTCAGATCACCGAGTCCGACGCCGAGGCGTGCCCGCAGTGCCTGGAGACCGGCGACGACTGGGTGCAACTGCGGCTCTGCCTGATCTGTGGCGCGGTGGGCTGTTGCAGCGACTCGGTCAACAACCACGCCGAGGAGCACTACCGGCAGACCGGGCACCCGTTGATCCGGTCGCTGGAACCGGGGGAGGACTGGCGTTACTGCTACATCGACGGTGCGCTGGTCCGCGAACCGATGGGTGCCGCCCGGCAGTGACCGGTGCTGTCGGTCTCGCGGACGAGGAAGTGCGGCCGGCGCTTGCTCTCGTGGTAGATCCGCCCGATGTACTCGCCGATCACGCCGAGCACCATCAACTGGATGCCGCCCATTCCGATCACGGCGCTGATCAGCGTCGCGTAGCCCGGCATGTCGACGCCGTCCACCGCCGCTTTCACCACCACCCAGACGGCGTAGCCGAGGGCGATCAGCGTCTGGAGCAGGCCGGCGTACACGACGAGGCGCAGCGGCTTGTGGTTGAACGAGACCAGCCCGTCCAGGGCGTAGTTGAACAGCTTGCCGAAGCTCCAGGTGCTGGTGCCGGCCTGTCGTTCCTCGTGCCGGAACGGCAGCGAGATGGTGCTGAAGCCGACCCAGGAGAAAAGGCCCTTGGAGAAGCGGTGGTACTCGGGCAGGGCGAGCAGGGCGTCCACCACGTCCCGCGACAACAGCCGGAAGTCACCCGCGCCGTCCTGTAGCCGGACATCGACCCAGCGGTTGATCGCCCGGTAGAAGAAGCGGGCCGGGATGCGCCGCAGCGCCGGCTCACCGCTGCGGTCCCGGACCGCGACGACCTGGTCGTAGCCCTGCTTGTGCAGCGCGACCATCTGCGGCAGCAGGTGCGGCGGGTGTTGCAGATCGGCGTCGAGCAGGACGATCGCGTCGCCCCGGCTGCGTTGCAGCCCCGCGAGCATCGCCGCCTCCTTGCCGAAGTTGCGGCTGAACGAGATGAACCGGACCGCCGGGTCGCGGGTGGCGAGGCTGCGCAGGGTCGCCAGGGTGCCGTCGGTGCTGCCGTCGTCCACGAAGAGGATCTCGACCTCGTCGTCCGGCAACGCGGCAGCCGCAGTGGTCACCGCCGCGTGCAGCGGACCGATCGACCGCTCCTCGTTGTAGCAGGGCACCACTATCGACAGCCGCACCGGATCCTCCAATCCGCCCTAGTTGAGGTGGTACACGAAGACGCCAGCTATCTCCTCCCGCGTGATGCCGAGGCCATCAAGCGGTCGGGTGGCAACCCCGTCCCAGGGCGTACCAGCGAGTTGATTCGGCAGCACGACCACCGACCGGATGCCGCTCTGCCGCAGGAACGCGACGCTGCCCTGATCCGGGAAGGTCATGCTCATCGTGCGGATCTGTTCCTGGCTGGCGGGCACGAAGGCGGCGAGACCGTTGGCGATGCGCGGGAACCCGTCGGTGGACCAGAGCATGACGTGGAGTTCGGAGATGCTGTCGCTGGGCAGGACCAGCATCGGCTCGGCCGCCGCCTGGATCGCCGCCGGTGCCGGTGGCACGGTGGGGTGCGGGGTGCGGTTGACCCCTTCGAGCAGGACCAGCAGCAGCGGCGCCAGGAGCACGATTCGCCCGACCACTCGCGGCCACGCCAGCTTGGGCAGCTGCCGCCCGAACTCGGTGACGGCTCCCGCCGCCAGGATGGCCAGCAGCAGGCTCGTCCACACCATGAGCCGCCCCGGGGTGCGGAGCGCATCCCAGCCGGGGAGCAGCCGCGACAACGTCAGATATCCCGGGTCGCCCTGCCCGACGAGGTTGCTGCCCAGGCCGAGCGCGCCGGTGACCAGCACACCGAGCCCGAGCAGTACGCGGTGTCTGACCCGGAACACCGAGTAGCTCAGCCCGACCGCGGCCAGCACGATCAACGTGATGCCGGGCAGCAGCGCCATCTCCGGCGGCCAGGACAACTGGGCGCGGGCGGCCGTGAAGTAGTCACCCCACAACCACGAGTCCGCGGGCGCGACGAAGTATCCGCGCAACGGTGGGGAGAACATCTCGGTCCAGGACAGGTCCCGGCGAGCCTGCGGATTCAGCTCCACCACCCGCAGGAAGGTGATGCCGAGCCAGAGACAGACGCCAGCGAACGCGGCACCACCGACCAGGTTGGCCAGCACCACCCGGCGCTCCAGCAGCCATTCGCCGCGCCGCCACCGGGCCCAGCCGATGGCCACGGCCACCACCAGCCCCACCCCGGCCAGGACGTACACCAGCGGCAACCCGATCCCGAAGCCGAGGCTCACCTGCCAGGCGGCGACCAGCCAACCGGCCACGATCCACCCGGGGCGGTGCAGCGCCGGGCGGTGGCCGCGCCGCAGCGACCAGCCGTGTCCCCGGGCCAGCATCGCCAGACACAGCGCGATGCCGCCGATGGAGAGGATGTTCAGATGCCCACTGTGAGCCAGCCGCCACGGCGCGAAGGCCCAGGCGATGCCGGCGACGGCCGCCGCCGTGCGGCTGCTGCCCAGCTGGCGGACCAGGGCGTACGCCCCGACGAAGGCGAGCGCGTAGGCCAGGACGAAGAGCAGGTTGTAACGGAACACGGCAGCCTCGACGCCACTGCCGAAGAAACCGGCGGGAGCGTAGCCGAGCAGCGTGTCGCTGTAGACGTAGGTGTACGACGCCGGAAAGAACGTGTTGGAGTGCCAGAGGTTAAGCGGGTCGGTGAGCAGTGCGTGCCCGCCCCAGGCGACCTGCCATGCCTGCAATGTGGGATCCCCGATGTCGCCCGGGATGGTCGTCCACGGCTGCTTCAGGGTCGGCCAGGTGAGGAGCACGGCCAACGCCAGGCCGGCGAAACTCGCCACCACCCATTCGTGGCGTAGCAGCCGCGCGCTGGCTGCCAGCCAGCCTGATCCGCGGCGGGGTGGGAACTCCGATTCTGCCTGGTCCGGGTCGGGCTGCTGGCGATCAGCGGACGAGGTTCCGAGAAGCCTTC
This DNA window, taken from Micromonospora sp. FIMYZ51, encodes the following:
- a CDS encoding glyoxalase, whose translation is MTAEERIQPNESAVPLLPCVAVDETIAFWRALGFAVTWEQHKPYLYLAFRYSGFELHYGSAPRGFDQPAESGCGALVMVDAVAPYHTAFTTGMRAAYGKLLARGLPRITRYRPGASRFSIVDPSGNTITLIRRDEPSGLEYGGSRQLTGLAKVLDNARILREFKRDDLASFRALNSGLRRHGDAAPAVEQALALAALIELSTALEKRDLVPEWGARLHALPLTTEELAQVRLAVADPSVLEPWLSEPT
- a CDS encoding glycosyltransferase family 2 protein gives rise to the protein MRLSIVVPCYNEERSIGPLHAAVTTAAAALPDDEVEILFVDDGSTDGTLATLRSLATRDPAVRFISFSRNFGKEAAMLAGLQRSRGDAIVLLDADLQHPPHLLPQMVALHKQGYDQVVAVRDRSGEPALRRIPARFFYRAINRWVDVRLQDGAGDFRLLSRDVVDALLALPEYHRFSKGLFSWVGFSTISLPFRHEERQAGTSTWSFGKLFNYALDGLVSFNHKPLRLVVYAGLLQTLIALGYAVWVVVKAAVDGVDMPGYATLISAVIGMGGIQLMVLGVIGEYIGRIYHESKRRPHFLVRETDSTGHCRAAPIGSRTSAPSM
- a CDS encoding alpha-N-arabinofuranosidase; this encodes MARANLTINPAFTVGPVRRRLFGGFVEHLGRHVYDGIHEPGHPSAGPDGFRRDVVELVKQLGVSTVRYPGGNFVSGYNWEDGVGPVAERPRRLDLAWHSTETNQVGLHEFQHWLDLVGSELMLAVNLGTRGPKEAVELLEYANVPAGTARAAQRAANGREEPFGISMWCLGNEMDGPWQLGHRSAEDYGKLAAMTAKAMRQVDRDLELVACGSSGRGMPTFGEWERVVLTHAYDDVDYLSCHAYYQEHDGDLASFLASGVDMDAYIDSVVATVDHVKAVKRSTKRIDLSFDEWNIWYLTRWQEQARTFTIDEWPVAPRLLEDRYTVADAVVLGGLLISLLNHADRVTSASLAQLVNVIAPIMTEPGGPAWRQTTFFPFSVTSHAARGDALRVLVDADSTDTSAYGSVPVVAAAATSDGSSLSVFLQHRHRTEATTVTIDLRAFAPTGAVSARGIWDSDVRAANDLADPNRVGLRINDTARLSDGLLTVELPPVSWTALTIPHQARPAEA
- a CDS encoding cation:proton antiporter; protein product: MHADLVGFGALVLIAGLLARFGRRINLPTVPFFMLAGILLGPGTPGPVLVAHPEDLSLLASLGLVLLLFHLGVEFPVEQVLGSGRRLFIAAGCYILLNVGAGLLFGFALGWGGYEAFVVAGALGISSSAIVTKLLIELRRLANAETPVILGIIVIEDLFLALYLALLSPLLSGAGSAGELTLRIGLSFAYLVVLFAVARYGARLVGKLIDSNEDELLAILMVGLVVLVAGVSAEIGVSDAIGALMIGLVVARTPIRERVERLVLPLRDVFAAVFFVAFGLSINVGEIGSVALPVLLAVLLTVVTNVTAGLIAGRLFGLNQRGAANVGLTVLGRGEFSLILATLALAAGLDARLGPFIALYVLVLAVASPLLAANSRYLARIIPDRLLHSGWRYVREETISTACTHLDRVQITESDAEACPQCLETGDDWVQLRLCLICGAVGCCSDSVNNHAEEHYRQTGHPLIRSLEPGEDWRYCYIDGALVREPMGAARQ
- a CDS encoding glycoside hydrolase family 43 protein, producing the protein MSRIVARVSALLAAICLLLLPGGQPPRAEAAAQAPRAEAAALDPFTGYLMAHFTGESATGEQIYLAHSRDGLTWRDLNNGAPVLLSTLGTRGVRDPALVRSPAGDRYWIIATDLRIASGTSWSDAANRGSTSLVVWESGDLVNWSAPWLINVAGAIPGAGNAWAPEAIYNQATGDYVVYWATNSPRNGVTKNRIWYVRTSDFRTFTAPQLFIDRPGNQGIIDTQIIEVPNSVGGYRYYRASADGHIPIEASNSVLGSWTSLGNLSHLGISNGTGGGNVVEGPMWMQFNGRNEWALYLDQFATGRGYLPITSTNLGSVNNFRTRSDHQMGASRKRHGSILNLTAAEESRVLARWPSTATVNRIQAYTHQDRYVRHANYDVRIDANVSPAQDAQFRVVPGLANTSGYVSFESVNYPGYYLRHYGFDFVLAANDGSSVFAADATFRQVAGLGNAAWQSFQSYNYPDRYLRHYGYQLRLDQITDTQSRNDATFRLTS
- a CDS encoding cellulase family glycosylhydrolase, which produces MIYEIANEPNGVSWDGIKAYADEVIPVIRNNAPESVVLVGTRGFSSLGLSEGSDETEIIDDPVTFDNIMYTFHFYAASHGADRRAVVARAAQRLPLFVSEFGTQTFTGDGDNDFDSTTAWLDLLKEHKISYAMWSFSDGRETNSTFVPGTCAGTEYAGNDVLTEAGRYLRSRILTGVGDPNG
- a CDS encoding Ig-like domain-containing protein, whose product is MPDPNRPLVELTRPETGDPFFAPATITMAATATPAPGRQITRVEFIGSGDAPGSGLIGTDTTAPYTAQWSALPAGEYALTAWAYDNAGAVRNSMTVLVRVHPPSERRQAPYVSVVRDQLWGVDPIVEAAAPRRLAPLARTGAESRCVHGRGIWDGPVDADAVSRLVSRGVQAVYLPLNEACWLGLPYVPPRYRGEPYQQEVTAYVHRLRAVGITPIVALAWSHGRYTGPGATCRDERALCAKPMPHATYAVDFWTSVGERLGSYESIVFDLFSTPFPDRAIDDPALAWTCWRDGDGACSALGYPVIGMQALLFQTQRHVPGVLLASGLNGGSDLSRWAAYRPFSGTYNLAAAWRPTTPGDCRRPPTLTQAPVVVTVACQ
- a CDS encoding potassium transporter TrkA, with the translated sequence MGKGIHVQELPGIGKRYDVDLGSATQRISIVVRRDGARDLYVFAAGTDDPVAVIEMSEEQARKVGALLAGTYFSE